Proteins from one Homalodisca vitripennis isolate AUS2020 chromosome 3, UT_GWSS_2.1, whole genome shotgun sequence genomic window:
- the LOC124358539 gene encoding uncharacterized protein LOC124358539 gives MTGFLFKTLKTFSEFENQDVTPSIPLEQTSADVVHLEVGDFVLAKKCTNNELVEKKRDYDLKIKQLRKEATAYRVENADNKSKELWRIVNSERCTGNHRTPAISTLNTNGKIIRDPNIIAHEFNTFFVNIAATTLAKAGQTDTERRTVNHIHDVGDLVLYPTNEEEIRNIILSMKPKSSYGYDEVSNKLLRHCMEELIPPLVHIVNGSFRESTFPKRLKISKVYPKLKKGDTTQLNNYRPISLVPTFSKVLERVALARLIKHVERYGLLITAQHGFTKCRSTNTAIIDLV, from the exons ATGACAGGTTttctgttcaagactctgaagacATTTAGTGAGTTTGAGAATCAAGATGTGACCCCATCCATTCCACTCGAACAAACATCAGCTGATGTCGTACATCTAGAAGTCGGGGACTTCGTCCTT GCCAAGAAATGCACAAACAACGAATTGGTTGAGAAGAAAAGAGATTACGATCTGAAGATAAAACAACTTAGAAAGGAAGCAACAGCATACAGAGTAGAAAACGCTGACAACAAGAGCAAGGAACTATGGAGGATAGTCAACAGCGAAAGATGCACCGGAAATCACAGAACCCCAGCAATTTCAACACTCAATACTAATGGAAAGATTATTCGTGACCCCAACATCATTGCTCATGAGTTCAACACATTCTTTGTTAATATAGCTGCCACAACCTTGGCCAAAGCAGGGCAAACGGACACTGAAAGGAGAACTGTCAACCATATACACGACGTAGGCGACCTGGTACTCTACCCAACAAACGAAGAGGAAATCAGGAATATCATCCTGTCCATGAAGCCAAAGTCATCATATGGATATGACGAGGTCTCCAATAAATTACTTCGTCACTGCATGGAAGAACTTATACCCCCGCTTGTACATATTGTAAATGGGTCATTCAGAGAAAGCACATTCCCAAAAAGGCTGAAGATCAGCAAAGTGTACCCGAAACTAAAGAAAGGAGACACCACTCAACTAAACAATTATCGACCCATCTCTCTCGTGCCTACCTTTTCCAAAGTTCTGGAAAGAGTAGCCTTAGCCAGACTAATAAAGCATGTCGAGAGGTATGGGCTACTAATTACAGCGCAGCATGGGTTCACCAAATGTCGATCCACTAATACAGCAATCATAGACCTTGTGTAG